A stretch of the Rosa rugosa chromosome 5, drRosRugo1.1, whole genome shotgun sequence genome encodes the following:
- the LOC133708018 gene encoding shewanella-like protein phosphatase 2 gives MAELKAKKSSASSESCKDVPSLLTSFVDTLVDFTVSGHFLLPNIPLQTFYPPQDRLIAIGDVHGDLDKTKQSLRLANLIDQSDKWVGGSATVVQVGDVLDRGGDEIKILYFLEKLRREAARCGGTLITMHGNHEIMNVEGDFRYVTREGLDEFLNWAHWYRVGNRMKALCKGLENPKDPFEGLPPPLGGFQNVKKEFTEGFRARIAALRPDGPITARFLSKNVTVLVVGDSVFVHGGLLANHVSYGLERMNEEVREWVRGVKGRLAPEYCRGGNSVVWLRKFSDEFADRCDCSALQHVLETIPGAKRMIMGHTIQQFGINGACDERAIRIDVGMSKGCGDGLPEVLEINGNSGLRILTSNPLYQNKYKSPAQAGSREGVGFLEQGPRQVQVKA, from the coding sequence atggCAGAGCTGAAAGCGAAGAAGAGCTCAGCATCATCAGAGTCATGCAAAGACGTTCCATCTCTCCTCACCTCTTTCGTCGACACCTTGGTCGACTTCACGGTCAGTGGACATTTCCTCTTACCCAATATTCCCTTGCAAACCTTCTACCCACCGCAGGACCGTCTGATCGCGATCGGCGATGTCCACGGCGACCTCGACAAGACCAAGCAATCACTGCGCCTCGCCAATCTGATCGACCAGTCCGACAAATGGGTCGGAGGCTCCGCCACCGTCGTCCAGGTCGGCGACGTGCTCGACCGCGGCGGCGACGAGATCAAAATCCTGTATTTCCTCGAGAAGCTGAGACGGGAAGCCGCCAGATGCGGCGGCACCTTGATCACCATGCACGGCAACCACGAGATTATGAACGTGGAGGGAGATTTCAGGTACGTGACCAGAGAGGGTTTGGATGAGTTTCTGAATTGGGCTCATTGGTACCGAGTTGGGAACAGAATGAAAGCCCTCTGTAAAGGGTTGGAAAACCCTAAAGACCCATTTGAGGGGCTGCCGCCGCCTTTGGGGGGtttccaaaatgtcaagaaagAGTTCACGGAAGGTTTTAGGGCCAGGATCGCCGCCTTGAGGCCTGATGGTCCCATCACCGCTCGGTTCTTGTCCAAGAATGTCACTGTGTTGGTTGTCGGGGACTCGGTTTTCGTGCACGGCGGCCTTTTGGCCAACCATGTTTCCTATGGTCTGGAGAGGATGAATGAGGAGGTGAGGGAGTGGGTTCGTGGGGTGAAGGGGAGATTGGCACCCGAGTATTGCCGTGGGGGCAACTCTGTGGTTTGGTTGAGGAAGTTTTCTGATGAATTTGCGGACAGGTGTGATTGTTCGGCACTGCAACATGTGCTGGAGACTATTCCTGGTGCTAAgaggatgatcatgggccataccATTCAACAGTTTGGGATTAATGGCGCTTGCGACGAGAGAGCTATTCGGATTGACGTGGGGATGTCCAAGGGCTGTGGTGATGGCCTGCCTGAAGTGTTGGAGATCAATGGGAATTCGGGTTTGAGGATACTGACGTCGAATCCGTTGTACCAGAACAAGTACAAATCTCCTGCCCAAGCTGGGAGTAGGGAAGGGGTTGGATTTTTGGAGCAGGGACCAAGACAAGTGCAGGTGAAGGCTTGA